From a region of the Defluviitalea raffinosedens genome:
- a CDS encoding iron-sulfur cluster assembly scaffold protein, translating to MNYTHEVERMTCVAKGPNHGPAPIPQEGQWTKAKEIKDISGLTHGVGWCAPQQGACKLTLNVKDGVIQEALVETIGCSGMTHSAAMAAEILAGKTILEALNTDLVCDAINTAMRELFLQIVYGRSQTAFSEGGLPVGAGLEDLGKGLRSQVGTMYSTVAKGPRYLEMAEGYVTRTGLDENGEIIGYEFIHLGKMMEMIKKGTDPAEAIKKATGTYGRFAEAVKVIDPREE from the coding sequence ATGAATTACACACATGAAGTAGAAAGAATGACTTGTGTAGCTAAAGGACCTAACCATGGACCAGCACCTATACCACAAGAAGGACAATGGACAAAAGCAAAAGAAATAAAGGATATTTCCGGTTTAACTCACGGGGTTGGCTGGTGCGCACCTCAACAAGGAGCATGTAAGCTGACTCTTAACGTTAAGGATGGTGTGATCCAGGAAGCATTAGTAGAAACTATCGGATGCTCTGGAATGACACACTCTGCTGCTATGGCTGCAGAAATCTTAGCTGGAAAAACAATTCTTGAAGCACTTAATACAGACTTAGTTTGTGATGCCATTAACACAGCTATGAGAGAATTATTCCTTCAAATCGTATACGGCAGAAGCCAAACTGCTTTCTCTGAAGGTGGACTTCCAGTAGGAGCAGGCCTTGAAGACTTAGGAAAAGGATTAAGAAGCCAGGTAGGTACAATGTACAGTACTGTGGCTAAGGGACCAAGATACTTAGAAATGGCAGAAGGATATGTTACAAGAACTGGTTTAGATGAAAATGGCGAAATCATCGGATATGAATTCATTCATCTTGGAAAAATGATGGAAATGATTAAAAAAGGTACTGATCCTGCTGAAGCAATCAAGAAAGCTACAGGAACTTACGGAAGATTCGCTGAAGCTGTAAAAGTAATCGACCCAAGAGAAGAATAA
- a CDS encoding DUF3783 domain-containing protein, with product MSFQKVDLEDKTRSEDKISVMAYGYDKNEIKILKSYCDTLSVDHFILVNDSVIDMTLEELLKLDQTKEASSYLIPAKAVIMNGFSGSDLQAFLKGFKDTGLERPIFATVTPVSKNWPFKTLINELIKEHEMMKNRTK from the coding sequence ATGTCTTTTCAGAAAGTGGATTTAGAAGACAAAACCAGATCAGAAGACAAAATATCTGTGATGGCTTATGGTTACGATAAAAATGAAATAAAGATCTTAAAAAGCTATTGCGATACACTCTCTGTCGACCATTTCATCCTGGTCAACGATTCGGTTATTGATATGACTTTGGAGGAGCTCCTTAAACTTGATCAGACAAAAGAGGCTTCTTCTTATTTGATTCCGGCAAAAGCAGTTATTATGAACGGCTTTTCAGGAAGTGACCTGCAAGCTTTCTTAAAAGGTTTTAAGGATACCGGTCTTGAGCGCCCCATATTTGCTACCGTAACCCCTGTTTCAAAGAATTGGCCTTTTAAAACATTAATTAATGAACTGATCAAAGAACATGAAATGATGAAAAACAGAACAAAATAG
- a CDS encoding GGGtGRT protein → MALFEGYERRINQINSVLNTYGIASIEDAKKLCDDKGIDVYKIVKDIQPICFENACWAYITGAAIAIKKGCTTASEAAKAIGEGLQAFCIPGSVADDRKVGLGHGNLGAMLLDENTKCFAFLAGHESFAAAEGAIGIAKSANRVRKEPLRVILNGLGKDAAQIISRINGFTYVQTTFDYATGKLNIVKETAYSNGERSKVKCYGADDVREGVAIMHHEGVDVSITGNSTNPTRFQHPVAGTYKKECTELGKKYFSVASGGGTGRTLHPDNMAAGPASYGMTDTMGRMHSDAQFAGSSSVPAHVEMMGLIGMGNNPMVGATVAVAVAIEEAAKAGKF, encoded by the coding sequence ATGGCGTTATTTGAAGGATATGAAAGAAGAATCAATCAGATTAATTCTGTTCTAAATACATATGGAATTGCTTCTATCGAAGATGCTAAGAAACTTTGTGACGATAAAGGCATAGATGTTTATAAAATCGTAAAAGATATTCAACCCATCTGCTTTGAAAATGCATGTTGGGCATATATCACCGGAGCAGCTATCGCAATTAAAAAAGGATGCACCACTGCTTCTGAAGCAGCTAAAGCAATTGGCGAAGGACTTCAGGCTTTTTGTATCCCAGGTTCTGTTGCTGACGACAGAAAAGTAGGACTTGGACACGGTAACCTTGGAGCAATGCTTCTTGATGAAAACACAAAATGTTTTGCTTTCCTTGCAGGACATGAATCCTTTGCTGCAGCTGAAGGTGCTATTGGTATCGCTAAATCAGCAAACAGAGTAAGAAAAGAACCTTTAAGAGTAATCTTAAACGGTCTTGGAAAAGATGCAGCTCAGATTATTTCAAGAATTAACGGATTTACATATGTTCAAACCACTTTTGATTATGCTACTGGAAAATTAAACATTGTAAAAGAAACAGCTTATTCTAATGGTGAACGTTCAAAAGTAAAATGTTATGGTGCAGATGATGTAAGAGAAGGTGTTGCAATTATGCATCACGAAGGTGTAGATGTATCCATTACAGGAAACTCTACAAACCCAACCAGATTCCAACATCCTGTAGCAGGAACTTACAAAAAAGAATGTACAGAATTAGGCAAGAAATATTTCTCTGTTGCATCCGGTGGTGGAACAGGAAGAACCTTACACCCAGACAACATGGCAGCAGGACCAGCTTCCTATGGTATGACAGATACAATGGGAAGAATGCATTCTGATGCTCAATTTGCTGGATCATCCTCCGTACCTGCCCATGTAGAAATGATGGGACTGATCGGAATGGGTAACAATCCGATGGTTGGTGCTACCGTTGCAGTAGCAGTTGCCATTGAAGAAGCAGCTAAGGCTGGCAAGTTTTAA
- a CDS encoding TrmH family RNA methyltransferase: protein MADLEMQNERSEDMIESMQNRHIKRLVGLQKSKKNRNKEKAFVVEGIKIVEEIPKDWEIDSIFVASSFKKENPSFLDRISVHRHLSENEVIEVSDKIFNAISDTMTPQGVLAICRQKSFSLEKVLTNENGFYIILEDLQDPGNLGTIIRTGDALGADGIILTKGSVDLYNPKVIRSTMGSIFHLPILTDADINDLLNELRIRNISTLSAHLKGEKYPYQCDLRKNIALIIGNEANGIKDSTAQKTDLLVKIPMPGKAESLNAAMAAGILMYEVLRQRSNV from the coding sequence ATGGCAGACCTAGAAATGCAGAATGAAAGAAGTGAAGATATGATTGAAAGCATGCAAAACAGACATATTAAAAGGCTTGTGGGATTGCAAAAAAGTAAAAAGAACAGAAATAAGGAAAAAGCCTTTGTTGTAGAAGGGATTAAAATAGTAGAGGAAATACCAAAGGACTGGGAGATCGATTCTATTTTTGTTGCTTCTTCTTTTAAAAAAGAAAATCCGTCTTTTTTGGATCGAATCTCAGTACATAGGCATTTATCTGAAAATGAAGTTATTGAAGTCAGTGATAAAATTTTCAATGCCATATCGGATACGATGACCCCTCAGGGGGTTTTGGCCATCTGCAGGCAGAAGAGTTTTTCGCTGGAAAAAGTATTGACCAATGAAAATGGATTCTATATCATCCTGGAAGATCTTCAGGACCCGGGGAATTTAGGAACTATTATCAGAACAGGAGATGCCCTGGGGGCGGATGGAATTATTTTAACTAAAGGCAGTGTGGATTTATACAATCCGAAAGTGATCCGTTCCACCATGGGTTCGATTTTTCATCTTCCAATCTTAACAGATGCAGATATAAATGACCTTCTTAACGAACTAAGGATAAGAAATATATCCACACTGTCTGCCCATTTAAAAGGTGAAAAGTATCCCTATCAGTGCGACTTAAGAAAGAATATTGCCCTAATTATAGGCAATGAAGCCAATGGCATTAAAGATTCAACAGCCCAAAAGACGGATCTTTTGGTCAAGATCCCTATGCCGGGGAAAGCTGAATCTCTCAATGCTGCCATGGCAGCAGGGATATTGATGTATGAAGTGCTAAGACAAAGAAGTAATGTTTAA
- a CDS encoding alpha-galactosidase, with amino-acid sequence MPVIYHETSQEFHIFNNEVSYIIEIMENKQLGNLYYGKRIHDKESFHYLHEEMPRPHAAFSCPPPSTLCLQYTKQEYPSYGIGDFRYGAFTIKQENGSHITDFKYVSHSIYSGKKKIEPLPATYTEKDEEATSLEIVLYDQVIDTHLILTYTIYEELPVITRHAKFIHNGEEKIVLTNAMSGCVDLPDADFDMIHLSGAWSRERYVKVRSLEQGVQSIYSMRGISSTEHNPFLALKRKETTELLGEVYGFSLVYSGNFLAQAEVCTHDTTRVLMGIHPNNFEWVLHKGESFQTPELVMVYSNEGLNKMSQTYHKLYRTRLARGVWRDKERPILLNNWEATYMDFNEEKILNLAAKAKEVGVELFVLDDGWFGTRNDDHQALGDWYPNLDKLPNGIAGLSRKIEEMGMKFGLWIEPEMVNKNSDLYRKHPDWILSTPERFESPSRQQHVLDFSRKEVVDYIYEMISKVIRESKISYIKWDMNRYITECYSRGAKPEEQGMVMHKYILGVYDLYTRLTTEFPHILFESCASGGARFDPGMLYFAPQTWCSDDTDAAERMKIQYGTSFVYPVSSIGAHVSAVPNHQVNRITPLDTRANVAYFGAFGYELDLNKLTDEELEQIKEQIKYYKKYRKLFQQGVFYRLKSPFEGNDTAWMVVSEDKTQAIAAYYQKLNKVNASWLRYKLTGLNPDMLYKVTAFGKADTYYGSELMNAGLVIDRRKFEDIGDFASVLFNIEKA; translated from the coding sequence ATGCCAGTTATTTATCATGAAACATCACAGGAATTCCACATCTTTAACAATGAAGTAAGTTACATTATTGAAATCATGGAAAACAAGCAATTGGGCAACTTATATTATGGAAAAAGAATCCATGATAAAGAATCCTTTCATTATCTCCACGAGGAAATGCCTCGTCCTCATGCAGCTTTTAGTTGCCCACCCCCTTCAACTTTATGCCTGCAATATACCAAACAGGAATATCCGTCATACGGCATAGGGGATTTTCGTTATGGTGCCTTTACTATAAAACAGGAAAACGGAAGTCATATTACAGATTTTAAATATGTTTCCCACTCCATATACAGTGGAAAGAAAAAAATTGAACCTTTGCCGGCGACTTATACAGAGAAAGACGAAGAAGCAACCAGCCTTGAAATTGTTTTATACGATCAAGTAATTGATACACATTTAATTCTTACTTATACGATTTATGAAGAATTGCCGGTGATTACCCGCCATGCGAAATTCATTCACAATGGGGAAGAAAAGATTGTTTTAACCAATGCTATGAGTGGATGTGTTGATTTACCGGATGCAGATTTTGATATGATCCATTTGTCAGGAGCATGGTCAAGGGAACGCTATGTAAAAGTAAGAAGTCTGGAGCAAGGTGTTCAGTCGATTTATAGCATGCGTGGGATAAGCAGTACAGAGCACAATCCTTTTCTTGCATTAAAGAGAAAAGAAACCACGGAATTATTAGGGGAAGTATATGGATTCAGTCTGGTATACAGTGGAAACTTCCTGGCACAGGCAGAAGTATGTACCCATGATACAACCAGGGTTCTCATGGGCATTCATCCAAATAATTTTGAATGGGTGCTTCATAAGGGAGAATCTTTCCAGACGCCGGAACTGGTTATGGTTTATTCCAATGAAGGTTTAAATAAAATGAGTCAGACCTATCATAAGCTCTACCGCACAAGATTGGCAAGGGGAGTATGGCGAGACAAAGAAAGACCAATCCTTCTTAACAACTGGGAAGCAACTTATATGGACTTTAACGAAGAAAAAATCTTAAACCTTGCGGCGAAAGCCAAAGAAGTAGGAGTAGAATTATTTGTATTGGACGATGGTTGGTTTGGAACAAGAAATGATGACCATCAGGCCCTGGGGGACTGGTACCCAAATCTTGATAAATTGCCCAATGGTATTGCAGGTTTATCGAGAAAAATTGAAGAAATGGGCATGAAATTTGGACTTTGGATTGAACCGGAAATGGTGAATAAGAACAGTGACTTATACAGGAAACATCCTGACTGGATTCTCTCTACTCCGGAACGCTTTGAAAGCCCAAGCCGTCAACAGCATGTATTGGATTTCTCCAGAAAAGAAGTTGTGGATTATATCTATGAAATGATCTCAAAGGTGATCAGAGAATCTAAAATTTCTTATATCAAATGGGATATGAACCGCTATATCACAGAATGCTATTCCAGAGGAGCAAAACCTGAAGAGCAGGGTATGGTGATGCATAAATATATCCTGGGTGTATATGATTTATATACCAGACTTACTACTGAGTTTCCTCATATTCTATTTGAATCCTGTGCCAGCGGAGGAGCAAGATTCGATCCTGGAATGCTCTATTTTGCGCCACAGACCTGGTGCAGTGATGATACCGATGCAGCTGAGCGTATGAAAATTCAATATGGTACCAGTTTTGTATATCCTGTTTCCAGTATTGGTGCCCATGTATCTGCTGTGCCCAACCATCAGGTAAACAGAATTACTCCATTGGACACAAGAGCAAATGTAGCGTATTTTGGAGCTTTTGGATATGAGTTGGATTTGAATAAACTCACTGATGAAGAATTAGAACAGATTAAAGAGCAAATTAAATATTATAAAAAATATAGAAAGCTATTCCAGCAAGGCGTCTTCTATCGCTTAAAGAGTCCTTTTGAAGGCAATGATACGGCTTGGATGGTGGTATCAGAAGATAAAACCCAAGCCATCGCAGCATATTATCAAAAATTGAATAAAGTCAATGCAAGCTGGCTGCGATATAAACTTACAGGCCTCAATCCAGATATGCTTTATAAGGTTACTGCTTTTGGAAAAGCAGATACTTATTACGGCAGTGAACTGATGAATGCAGGGCTTGTAATAGACAGAAGAAAATTTGAAGACATTGGTGATTTTGCATCTGTTTTATTTAATATTGAAAAGGCATAA
- a CDS encoding MORN repeat-containing protein — MKRLSRVSFLFILMLIMVIMSMYRFNPVHAQMNIEEISSSEQKAVKKVIENLVEAIRTYDPDQYIALFHKKSPIYVLHYSDLKETFRILSSYDLVYEIENIRFIQKKDEDVTVEVDIIVKSHNSEEYTDRRNTFQYILKSEENQYKIYDMSIKSIEALGQKDQSNTILAKKRLYYADGSLAYEGVMENGKPHGRGIRYYKDGKIMYEGTFKDGKISGTGIFYDASGKKVYEGEVENGRPSGHGNSYYPNGRIFYSGYWKDGVFDGRGKIYYENGKVMYMGEFVEGRATGQGKAYYDNGIIQYEGEMKDDYSHGKGIEYYKNGQIMYEGEFANGVPHGEGTKYDEEGKIIFKGQWEKGEPVQPEK, encoded by the coding sequence ATGAAGAGGCTCAGCAGAGTAAGTTTTCTTTTTATTCTTATGCTTATCATGGTTATTATGAGCATGTACAGGTTTAATCCTGTCCATGCCCAAATGAACATTGAAGAAATCTCTTCATCAGAGCAAAAAGCAGTAAAAAAAGTGATAGAAAATCTGGTTGAAGCCATAAGAACATATGACCCCGACCAGTATATTGCCTTATTTCACAAAAAAAGTCCGATCTATGTTTTACATTATTCTGACTTGAAAGAAACTTTTCGTATTTTATCTTCTTATGATTTGGTTTACGAAATTGAGAACATAAGGTTTATCCAAAAAAAGGATGAAGATGTGACTGTTGAAGTAGATATCATTGTAAAGTCTCATAATAGTGAAGAGTATACAGACCGCAGAAATACTTTCCAGTATATTTTAAAATCAGAAGAGAATCAGTATAAAATTTACGATATGAGTATAAAAAGTATAGAGGCTTTGGGCCAAAAAGACCAGTCCAATACGATTTTAGCAAAGAAAAGATTATATTATGCAGATGGTTCCCTGGCTTATGAGGGAGTTATGGAGAATGGAAAGCCTCACGGACGGGGCATCAGATATTATAAAGATGGAAAGATTATGTACGAAGGTACCTTTAAAGACGGAAAAATATCAGGAACAGGTATCTTTTATGATGCATCTGGTAAAAAAGTTTATGAAGGAGAAGTAGAAAACGGACGCCCTTCCGGCCATGGAAATTCTTATTATCCTAATGGAAGAATTTTTTATTCGGGATATTGGAAGGATGGCGTTTTTGACGGAAGAGGCAAGATTTATTATGAAAACGGAAAAGTGATGTACATGGGAGAGTTTGTGGAAGGAAGAGCTACCGGCCAAGGCAAAGCCTATTATGATAATGGAATAATTCAGTATGAAGGAGAAATGAAAGACGATTATTCCCATGGAAAAGGAATAGAATACTATAAAAATGGGCAAATCATGTATGAAGGCGAATTTGCCAATGGTGTTCCTCATGGAGAAGGAACCAAATACGATGAAGAAGGCAAAATCATTTTTAAAGGCCAATGGGAAAAGGGAGAACCAGTCCAACCCGAAAAATAA
- a CDS encoding FprA family A-type flavoprotein, whose protein sequence is MYKSIKILDNLYWVGALDPDLKIFDIVMETKYGTTYNSYILKGSQKTVLFETAKDKFANQFIDRIKDVIDIKEIDYIVVNHTEPDHVGSVATLLDYCPDATIVGTGPALRFLKEITNRPFNSLPVSDGDTLNIGDRTIRFIMTPFLHWPDTMYSYVEEDKVLITCDSFGAHYCDERVFNDVMEKEKGADILDAYKYYFDMIMGPFKSYVTQALDKIKDLDIKIVCPGHGLILRNDIQKYLDLYREWSSVKEREKPSVVIAYVSAYGYTKKMAEEIAKGVSSAGDVDVFIFDMVYENPSKVIGEMQSAKGLLFGSPTIVGDTLPPIWNLLTSLNPVIHKGKLAGAFGSYGWSGEAVSNIEGRLKQLRFKIPVPGLKINFNPSKDQLKQAYEFGQKFGQAILEEK, encoded by the coding sequence ATGTATAAATCAATAAAAATATTAGATAACTTATATTGGGTTGGTGCTTTGGACCCAGACCTTAAGATATTCGATATTGTTATGGAAACGAAATACGGAACAACCTACAATTCATATATATTAAAAGGCAGCCAAAAAACCGTATTATTTGAAACTGCCAAAGATAAATTCGCAAATCAATTTATAGACAGAATCAAGGACGTCATCGATATTAAAGAAATTGACTATATCGTAGTCAATCACACAGAACCGGATCATGTGGGCTCTGTTGCCACTTTGCTGGATTACTGTCCCGATGCAACCATCGTGGGAACCGGCCCAGCCTTGAGGTTTTTAAAAGAAATTACCAACCGCCCTTTTAATAGCCTTCCTGTTTCCGATGGAGATACACTTAATATAGGGGACAGAACCATTCGATTTATCATGACCCCTTTCCTCCATTGGCCAGATACCATGTATTCATATGTTGAAGAAGACAAAGTATTAATTACTTGTGATTCCTTCGGAGCTCATTATTGTGACGAAAGGGTATTTAATGATGTGATGGAAAAGGAAAAAGGAGCAGATATTCTGGATGCATATAAGTATTACTTTGATATGATTATGGGTCCTTTTAAGTCTTATGTCACTCAGGCATTGGATAAAATTAAAGATTTGGATATCAAGATTGTCTGCCCGGGACACGGCTTAATTCTTAGAAATGACATTCAAAAATACCTGGATCTATACAGAGAATGGTCCTCTGTAAAAGAAAGAGAAAAGCCAAGCGTCGTCATTGCCTATGTTTCAGCTTACGGCTATACGAAAAAAATGGCTGAAGAAATCGCCAAAGGCGTTTCCTCAGCTGGAGACGTGGACGTATTCATATTTGATATGGTTTACGAAAACCCTTCAAAGGTAATAGGGGAAATGCAAAGTGCAAAAGGATTACTCTTTGGTTCCCCTACGATTGTTGGCGATACTCTTCCCCCGATCTGGAACCTTCTTACTTCTCTAAATCCGGTGATTCATAAGGGAAAACTGGCCGGAGCTTTTGGATCTTACGGCTGGAGCGGAGAAGCAGTATCCAATATAGAAGGACGATTAAAGCAATTAAGATTTAAAATACCTGTACCGGGACTTAAGATCAACTTCAATCCTTCAAAAGACCAATTAAAGCAAGCTTATGAGTTCGGCCAAAAATTTGGTCAAGCAATCTTGGAAGAAAAATAA